The Bacteroidota bacterium genome has a segment encoding these proteins:
- the ytxJ gene encoding bacillithiol system redox-active protein YtxJ, translating into MLQPLDAADYPALLTQEGPLVLYKHSHRCPISGGAQRRLRTFALEHPEVPVFEVNVIDQRDLSQQIAADLGIQHQSPQAFLLQRGRVVWHDSHGAITGGAVEEALADLDGADRVRA; encoded by the coding sequence ATGCTTCAGCCTCTCGATGCTGCGGACTACCCCGCGCTGCTCACGCAGGAAGGGCCGCTCGTGCTCTACAAGCACAGCCACCGATGCCCGATCAGCGGGGGCGCACAACGCCGCCTCCGCACGTTTGCGCTGGAGCACCCGGAGGTGCCCGTCTTCGAGGTCAACGTGATCGACCAGCGCGATCTCTCGCAGCAGATCGCGGCCGACCTAGGCATCCAGCACCAATCGCCGCAGGCCTTCCTCCTTCAGCGCGGGCGCGTCGTCTGGCATGACTCGCACGGGGCCATCACCGGAGGGGCCGTGGAAGAGGCGCTCGCCGACCTTGACGGGGCAGATCGCGTCAGAGCTTAG